The Mercenaria mercenaria strain notata chromosome 8, MADL_Memer_1, whole genome shotgun sequence genome has a segment encoding these proteins:
- the LOC123566525 gene encoding uncharacterized protein LOC123566525, whose amino-acid sequence MGAGASLEIPVKTENTSASPLLSTPSENSSGYHSNIEDLDTLASMQSQTAQTNQKIMPKRPLASRPSVIIGAVTKQQQEREEELENKNVKKSPELKKVFEGFEQCKKFLLDQSKRNERYYEPLNKMLKDNVTEAFSKFDKDEQRMVMANRLARINFVQALVGYYNFVYDDLDVDGISYGFVDEANQVKEKKNKDPGDHGTLLVLTIREILWNFSDSSHKFSEMISQTDLFTKLVHDLEIIKEEDLQDMADFEDMDLFAFNSAVGILHNCARNPDIDKQIFRDLKVTKLLYPFLRSTVYVKMITLLALGNIVTEEEVSKLAAEEDVIDFLLKAIVKALNAPDRKEHGFHLTELVDGLAAIAQSDTNKSKVVSKENLLATLVKIIQGKVTTEVLACVKLVWQLAFLSANKSAIKKDKELMKTLDSLRKDADYDIKTTANSAWFVLVDQDERLHHEEEMKKSHKKTADTGKAATTPGGKHIMISYCWKDKETVLKIHQILENEGYPTWIDVKEMNKYANLLEGMARAVEEAYVILICFSEQYRNSQNCRTEADYAYAQQKNIVPLKMQRGYKPDGWLGALIGARLYIEFSPHYPFDDQMKKVRDQIKLDDEPPPVVRKPDVPDTTSSAATRVRVWTRSQIDSWITEHKLQGSAFKQVKRMTGEQLEFLYKVMIKSPDTFYRWLEMKLELKTLEDLMKFDRAVQALGKHVSH is encoded by the exons ATGGGTGCAGGTGCATCATTGGAAATACCCgtgaaaacagaaaatacatcAGCTTCCCCATTACTGTCTACTCCATCAGAAAACAGTAgtggttaccatagcaacatagaagATTTGGACACATTAGCAAGTATGCAGTCTCAGACAGCACAGACTAACCAAAAGATAATGCCAAAGCGACCTCTTGCTTCAAGACCCTCAGTAATTATCGGGGCTGTAACAAAGCAACAGCAAGAAAgggaagaagaactagaaaataaaaatgtcaaaaagtcaCCTGAACTGAAAAAAGTATTTGAGGGTTTTGAACAATGCAAAAAGTTTTTGCTAGATCAGTCTAAAAGAAATGAAAGGTATTACGAGCCACTCAATAAAATGCTGAAAGACAACGTAACCGAAGCATTTTCCAAGTTTGACAAAGATGAGCAGCGTATGGTGATGGCAAATAGACTAGCAAGAATAAA CTTTGTTCAGGCCTTGGTTGGTTACTACAACTTTGTCTATGATGATCTTGATGTTGATGGAATAAGCTATGGCTTTGTTGATGAGGCAAATCAGGTGAAAGAGAAGAAGAACAAGGATCCAGGGGACCACGGCACACTTCTGGTTCTAACCATTAGAGAAATACTATGGAACTTCTCTGACAGCAGTCATAAATTCTCAGAAATGATCTCTCAGACTGATTTATTCACGAAACTTGTGCATGACCTTGAAATAATAAAAGAAGAGGATCTTCAAGATATGGCG gaTTTTGAAGACATGGATCTATTTGCATTCAATTCTGCAGTTGGAATTCTACATAACTGTGCCAGAAATCCTGACattgataaacaaatatttcgtGACCTTAAAGTGACTAAGTTGTTGTATCCATTCTTAAGGTCAACTGTGT ATGTAAAGATGATAACATTGTTGGCACTTGGAAACATTGTAACAGAAGAAGAGGTGTCTAAATTGGCAGCTGAAGAGGATGTTATAGACTTCCTCCTGAAAGCAATCGTCAAGGCACTGAATGCGCCAGACAGAAAAGAGCATGGGTTTCACTTGACAGAATTAGTTGACGGTCTAGCCGCTATTGCGCAGAGTGATACAAATAAATCAAAGGTTGTGTCCAAGGAGAATCTGCTTGCCACACTTGTGAAAATAATCCAGGGAAAGGTTACCACAGAGGTTCTGGCATGTGTGAAGTTGGTGTGGCAACTGGCATTCTTATCAGCTAACAAGAGTGCAATTAAG AAAGATAAAGAGCTGATGAAAACTTTAGATTCACTACGGAAAGATGCAGACTACGACATCAAGACAACAGCAAATAGTGCTTGGTTTGTTCTCGTTGACCAAGATGAGAGACTGCATCATGAGGAAG AAATGAAAAAATCTCACAAGAAAACAGCAGATACAGGGAAGGCTGCAACAACACCAGGAGGGAAACATATAATGATTAGTTACTGCTGGAAAGACAAAGAAACTGTTCTAAAG ATACACCAGATTCTTGAGAATGAAGGTTATCCAACATGGATAGATGTAAAAGAGATGAATAAATATGCAAACTTACTGGAGGGAATGGCACGAGCAGTAGAGGAAGCCTATGTTATTCTTATCTGCTTCTCAGAACAATACAGAAACAGTCAGAACTGTAGAACAG AGGCAGACTATGCATATGCTCAACAGAAAAACATTGTGCCATTAAAGATGCAGCGAGGGTATAAGCCTGATGGTTGGCTTGGAGCACTAATTGGTGCCCGGCTGTACATAGAGTTTTCACCTCACTATCCATTTGATGACCAGATGAAAAAAGTTCGTGATCAAATT AAACTTGATGATGAACCTCCTCCAGTGGTGAGAAAACCAGATGTACCAGACACAACATCGTCAGCAGCAACACGGGTACGAGTCTGGACAAGATCACAGATAGATTCTTGGATAACTGAACACAAGTTACA gGGAAGTGCTTTCAAACAAGTGAAGAGAATGACAGGAGAGCAGTTAGAGTTCCTTTACAAGGTCATGATTAAG TCACCAGACACATTCTACCGTTGGTTAGAGATGAAGTTGGAGTTAAAAACACTcgaagatcttatgaaatttgaCAGAGCTGTCCAAGCGTTAGGGAAGCATGTCAGTCATTGA